A portion of the Algisphaera agarilytica genome contains these proteins:
- a CDS encoding sugar kinase — MSLNVKPADSCELDLVSLGECMIRLSPPGHGRIEFAKELEVSVGGGEYNVAYALTRLGLRTGWVGGLNSSPMGAIIRNHARSAGVDVSNVVEREYDGFGTTDRVGLNFTEVGVSKRGSATLYDRAHSATAGIKPGEVDWKHLFETRGVRWLHTGGIFTALSENTRQVVAEAVKAAHEAGTIVSYDLNFRGRLWTSEEAIATTKPLVPYIDCLIGNEEDFEKVLGYHVEGVDIESTDDLDTGAFKNMVNQVVKDFPNIKVVGTTLRSVKTALINDWSAIMWNDGTFYQGLDMPRLEIEDRVGGGDGFASGFTFGFLTGEEPQRCVDLGVAHGALIMSTRGDTSQLNRTELNRTADGGSARIVR, encoded by the coding sequence ATGAGCCTCAACGTCAAACCCGCCGACTCGTGTGAACTCGACCTCGTCTCCCTGGGCGAGTGCATGATCCGCCTCTCGCCGCCCGGCCACGGCCGTATCGAGTTCGCCAAGGAACTCGAAGTCTCCGTCGGCGGCGGCGAGTACAACGTCGCCTACGCCCTGACCCGCCTCGGCCTCCGCACCGGCTGGGTCGGTGGACTCAACAGCTCGCCCATGGGCGCCATCATCCGCAACCACGCCCGCTCGGCTGGCGTTGATGTTTCCAACGTTGTTGAACGCGAATACGACGGCTTCGGCACCACCGACCGCGTCGGCCTGAACTTCACCGAAGTCGGCGTATCGAAGCGTGGCTCGGCCACCCTCTACGACCGGGCCCACTCCGCCACCGCGGGCATCAAGCCCGGCGAAGTCGACTGGAAACACCTCTTCGAAACCCGCGGCGTCCGCTGGCTGCACACCGGCGGCATCTTCACCGCCCTCTCGGAAAACACCCGCCAGGTCGTCGCCGAGGCGGTGAAAGCCGCCCACGAAGCCGGCACCATCGTGTCGTATGACCTGAACTTCCGCGGCCGTCTGTGGACCTCCGAAGAAGCCATCGCCACCACCAAGCCCCTCGTGCCCTACATCGACTGCCTCATCGGCAACGAAGAAGACTTCGAAAAAGTCCTGGGCTACCACGTCGAAGGCGTTGACATCGAATCGACCGACGACCTCGACACCGGCGCGTTCAAGAACATGGTCAACCAGGTCGTCAAAGACTTCCCCAACATCAAGGTCGTCGGCACCACGCTCCGCAGCGTGAAGACCGCCCTGATCAACGACTGGTCGGCCATCATGTGGAACGACGGCACGTTCTACCAGGGCCTGGACATGCCCCGCCTCGAGATCGAAGACCGCGTCGGCGGCGGCGACGGCTTCGCGTCGGGCTTCACCTTCGGCTTCCTCACCGGCGAAGAGCCCCAACGCTGCGTCGACCTCGGCGTCGCCCACGGCGCGCTCATCATGTCCACCCGCGGCGACACCAGCCAGCTCAAC
- a CDS encoding 3-keto-disaccharide hydrolase, which yields MKTKALFITASLTTSLLLASVVVAETKKKPTPAPPDETHPWAVHDPNRPAPKVVDPGPELQAPAPIPSDAIVLFDGTDPNADLSAFESLGVPWPITDGYFSVPKGGKWLRTKEKFGDIQLHVEWRVPERKGKIKSNSGIKIMERYEVQVFEGEVYADGDAGAIYGQNPPLVDPSRGTDAWQTFDIVFRAPRFDENGELTRAGTMTVFFNGVLVQDNWTLEGTTKWMVRPYYESHPEKVSIGIQDHSDPVQYRSIWVRHLEERPVSPAEVTLPKVRKKAN from the coding sequence ATGAAAACCAAAGCACTATTCATTACCGCCTCTTTGACCACGTCCCTGCTCCTGGCCAGTGTTGTTGTAGCGGAAACGAAAAAGAAACCAACGCCTGCTCCGCCTGACGAAACCCACCCCTGGGCGGTCCACGACCCCAACCGCCCCGCCCCCAAGGTCGTCGATCCCGGCCCCGAGCTCCAAGCCCCCGCGCCGATCCCCTCGGACGCCATCGTCTTGTTTGACGGCACCGATCCGAACGCCGACCTGTCCGCCTTCGAAAGCTTGGGCGTTCCCTGGCCGATCACGGACGGGTATTTCTCGGTGCCGAAGGGTGGCAAGTGGCTGCGCACCAAAGAAAAATTTGGCGATATTCAATTGCACGTCGAGTGGCGCGTCCCCGAACGCAAGGGGAAGATCAAAAGCAACTCGGGCATCAAGATCATGGAGCGGTACGAGGTCCAGGTCTTTGAAGGCGAGGTCTACGCTGACGGCGATGCCGGCGCGATCTACGGCCAGAACCCGCCGCTGGTGGACCCCAGCCGCGGTACCGACGCGTGGCAGACCTTTGATATTGTTTTTCGCGCCCCACGTTTCGACGAGAACGGCGAACTGACGCGGGCGGGAACGATGACCGTGTTTTTCAATGGCGTCCTGGTTCAGGACAACTGGACACTCGAGGGCACCACGAAGTGGATGGTCCGCCCCTACTACGAATCGCACCCCGAAAAGGTAAGCATCGGCATCCAGGACCACAGCGACCCCGTCCAGTACCGCAGCATCTGGGTGCGTCACCTGGAAGAACGCCCCGTATCACCGGCCGAAGTTACTCTGCCCAAGGTCCGCAAGAAGGCTAATTAA
- a CDS encoding Gfo/Idh/MocA family protein, giving the protein MEKVRLGVIGAGGGMAGAHQDYFKGIDGLDYTAASELSEEKRNEIVEKHGVQGFADASEMIRSGLIDAVLIACPHFAHPRYAMEAFDAGVHVLCEKPIAVTAKEAQEVIEAYEKAQAKHPGLIFAGMFNQRTSPAWKEIKRLCSDGSLGELVRVSWTITSWFRTQAYYDSGGWRATWAGEGGGVLINQCPHNLDLLQWFVGMPAKVSANVSLGKYHHIEVEDDVTALLEFPNGATGTFITSTGQSPGINRLEIVGDNGTIVADEREGGKVVFLRADQPVSDFTQTSKERFGDVPCSEVTIVPAKAPYGQHESITRNFIETILDGSGQDGLIAPGTEMIHGLELGNAMLMAGLKNQSVNLPTDREAFDQLLSELQANSTFKKNETVKTNAAMGNSF; this is encoded by the coding sequence ATGGAAAAAGTACGACTAGGTGTGATCGGTGCCGGCGGCGGGATGGCCGGGGCCCACCAGGATTATTTCAAGGGCATCGATGGCCTGGACTACACCGCGGCCTCGGAGTTGAGCGAAGAGAAGCGCAACGAGATCGTGGAGAAGCACGGCGTGCAAGGCTTCGCCGACGCCTCGGAGATGATCCGCTCGGGGTTGATCGACGCGGTGCTGATCGCCTGCCCGCACTTCGCCCACCCGCGGTACGCGATGGAGGCGTTCGACGCGGGCGTGCACGTGCTGTGCGAGAAGCCGATCGCGGTTACCGCGAAGGAAGCACAGGAGGTCATCGAAGCTTACGAGAAGGCCCAAGCCAAGCACCCGGGCCTGATCTTCGCGGGCATGTTCAACCAGCGCACCAGCCCCGCGTGGAAAGAAATCAAACGCCTGTGCAGCGACGGCTCGCTGGGCGAACTCGTCCGCGTCTCGTGGACCATCACCTCCTGGTTCCGCACCCAGGCCTACTACGACTCGGGCGGGTGGCGTGCCACCTGGGCGGGCGAAGGCGGCGGCGTGCTGATCAACCAGTGCCCGCACAACCTGGACCTGCTCCAATGGTTTGTCGGCATGCCCGCCAAGGTCAGCGCCAACGTCAGCCTCGGCAAATACCACCATATCGAGGTCGAGGACGATGTCACCGCCCTGCTCGAGTTCCCCAACGGCGCGACGGGCACGTTTATCACCTCGACCGGCCAGTCGCCGGGCATCAACCGCCTGGAGATCGTCGGGGACAACGGCACGATCGTCGCAGACGAACGCGAGGGCGGAAAGGTTGTTTTTCTGCGGGCCGACCAGCCGGTCTCGGATTTCACCCAGACCTCGAAAGAGCGTTTTGGTGATGTGCCGTGCTCCGAGGTCACGATCGTCCCGGCCAAGGCGCCCTATGGCCAACACGAATCCATCACCCGCAACTTTATCGAGACGATCCTCGACGGCAGCGGGCAAGACGGCCTGATCGCCCCGGGCACCGAGATGATCCACGGCCTGGAGCTGGGCAACGCCATGCTCATGGCCGGCCTCAAGAACCAATCCGTCAACCTCCCGACCGACCGCGAGGCGTTCGACCAGTTGCTCAGCGAGCTGCAGGCCAACTCGACCTTCAAGAAAAACGAGACAGTCAAGACCAACGCCGCGATGGGCAACAGCTTCTAA
- a CDS encoding amino acid aminotransferase, translating to MFNAVQPAPPDPILGLTEAFRADPNPAKINLAVGVFKDAEGNTPVLASVKAAEQRLVDDETTKSYMPIDGSPAYGKLVQTMLFGADHDILANARARTANTPGGTGALRVAADYLSQNHAGATLWLSNPTWANHHGIFNAAGVETQTYAYLDPNTNALDFDGVLAAIQDIPAGDVVLLHGCCHNPTGVDPSLEQWKAIASAVAERGILPIVDFAYQGFGQGLEEDAAGLRAVAAACGEFLVCSSFSKNFGLYRERVGALTLVAQDSDTADTVISQVKAVIRRNYSNPPAHGASVVTTIMSDDAPGGLRSQWEAELAAMRDRINEMRSAFKAGLDERGVNLTPEGNDFVTQQNGMFTMSGLSKDHVAALRENHAIYIVGSGRINVAGMTPTNLPVLCDAIADVMQPG from the coding sequence ATGTTCAACGCCGTCCAGCCCGCTCCCCCCGACCCGATCCTCGGGCTCACCGAAGCCTTCCGCGCCGACCCCAACCCCGCCAAGATCAACCTGGCGGTGGGGGTGTTCAAGGACGCTGAAGGCAACACGCCGGTGCTCGCGTCGGTCAAGGCCGCCGAGCAGCGTCTGGTCGACGATGAAACCACCAAGAGCTACATGCCCATCGACGGCTCGCCCGCCTACGGCAAGCTCGTGCAAACCATGCTCTTCGGGGCCGATCACGACATTCTCGCCAACGCCCGTGCCCGCACCGCCAACACCCCCGGCGGAACCGGCGCCCTGCGTGTCGCCGCCGACTACCTCAGCCAGAACCACGCCGGGGCCACCCTCTGGCTGAGCAACCCGACCTGGGCGAACCACCACGGCATCTTCAACGCCGCGGGCGTCGAGACCCAGACCTACGCCTACCTCGACCCCAACACCAACGCCCTGGACTTCGACGGCGTGCTCGCTGCGATCCAGGACATCCCCGCAGGCGACGTCGTGCTCTTGCACGGCTGCTGCCACAACCCCACCGGCGTCGACCCCAGCCTGGAGCAATGGAAAGCGATCGCCTCGGCGGTCGCCGAACGCGGCATCCTGCCGATTGTCGATTTCGCCTATCAAGGCTTCGGCCAAGGGCTGGAAGAAGACGCCGCGGGACTCCGTGCCGTGGCCGCGGCGTGCGGCGAGTTTCTCGTGTGTTCGAGCTTCTCGAAGAACTTCGGCCTGTACCGCGAACGCGTCGGTGCTCTGACCCTCGTTGCCCAAGACAGCGACACCGCCGACACCGTGATCAGCCAGGTCAAGGCCGTGATCCGCCGCAACTACTCCAACCCGCCCGCTCACGGCGCTTCGGTGGTGACCACCATCATGTCCGACGACGCCCCTGGCGGACTCCGCAGCCAATGGGAAGCCGAGCTTGCCGCGATGCGCGACCGCATCAACGAGATGCGATCCGCCTTCAAGGCCGGCCTCGACGAACGCGGCGTCAACCTCACTCCCGAAGGCAACGACTTCGTCACCCAGCAGAACGGCATGTTCACCATGTCCGGCCTGAGCAAGGACCACGTTGCCGCCCTCCGCGAAAATCACGCGATCTACATCGTCGGCTCGGGCCGGATCAACGTCGCGGGCATGACGCCGACGAACCTGCCCGTGCTGTGCGACGCCATCGCCGACGTCATGCAGCCCGGCTGA
- a CDS encoding serine hydrolase domain-containing protein gives MTRKTLCFALPFLAACLTPALGQGADSRFDRFDQNHDGVLTREELPYPNLFGRLDRDGNNLISREESQQLRARNEDRGDDGDGTTPESTEGGGDQPELGKSPAGLARDVLAELDAAMGAAVEDREVAGVVGLLHRGGTRGYFEAFGWQDLEGEREMPRDAIFRLQSMSKPVVTVAALVLHEAGEFDLDEPIAKHLPEWAEPKVLVEGELVPAHTAITPRMLMSHSSGLYYGTLPGYPKPRSRPTDLEANSKLLATFPLKFHPGAGYSYGTSIDVLGRYCEVVAGKPLDEVFRERVLAPLHMDETDFWVPEDKADRIAQVYTQSSPGELKRGREASRLTRKPTLFLGGQGLCSTAEDYEKFCLMLLNGGTLNGVRVLSEKTVDDIFTNQLADIGERYGLGGSVDGDGGYAWGGANGTQFWIDRPNNMIGIFMVQTQRYRAPTFNRFRSLAWEAITDEPQPDTTDGPVGKAVDPALRWTRSLQLPLIDDGGHRLTGTEVMELAAFRGALYAGNSQWNAKNDHRPTQVFTLKGLDQSWQLDFELPEVYTRTTYLQTFTFRTDGNGDAIEPRSVLLLGVNRQRVRGAKTPAVVFVKDDQTDAWVEHTIGLSDTEKWAVGVRSMGFHRDKVTGADKVFLGIGPGAGVYSGTWDARDGGSIRWSREPEFKPAAQQRVIGFTVCDDVLYAATQRILYRRHTDGPEPRWETVLEKRASSEFVQNYRDDLHPGWVKYDHFRALGASEYKEGSGEFLLFGSLNRIFRLNPKSDVIEPEINIKKLFKDQLGMDIHYAQAQHYQPVVLADQDQMAIIGLEVMFEDDYIAAHPEVPTSHVLDRHADKKVHWAKQGFYLERRQAVDGTPSYTIREIHDPTHQPQPEWLARVRSVQTSPFPGDTERVIYASGFAPWGLDLRVNDTGWVYRGELQPSAADN, from the coding sequence ATGACCAGAAAAACCCTCTGCTTTGCTCTACCTTTCTTGGCTGCTTGCCTAACACCTGCTCTCGGTCAGGGAGCGGATTCGAGATTTGATCGGTTTGATCAGAATCATGACGGGGTGCTAACCCGGGAGGAGCTGCCCTACCCCAATTTGTTCGGCCGGCTAGACCGGGACGGCAATAACCTCATCTCCCGAGAGGAATCACAACAACTCAGAGCAAGGAACGAAGATCGGGGAGACGACGGGGATGGCACCACCCCCGAATCGACTGAAGGTGGCGGCGATCAGCCGGAGCTGGGGAAGAGCCCGGCGGGGCTGGCCCGGGACGTGCTTGCTGAGTTGGATGCGGCGATGGGGGCCGCCGTCGAAGATCGCGAGGTAGCTGGAGTCGTGGGATTGCTGCACCGGGGAGGAACGCGAGGCTACTTCGAAGCGTTTGGCTGGCAGGACCTCGAAGGAGAACGGGAGATGCCGCGAGACGCGATCTTCCGGCTGCAGAGCATGAGCAAGCCGGTGGTGACCGTCGCGGCCTTGGTACTGCACGAAGCGGGCGAGTTTGATCTGGACGAGCCGATCGCCAAACACCTGCCGGAATGGGCGGAGCCGAAGGTGCTGGTCGAAGGTGAACTGGTTCCTGCCCACACTGCGATCACCCCACGCATGCTGATGAGCCACAGCAGCGGCCTGTACTACGGAACGCTCCCGGGCTACCCCAAGCCCCGCTCCCGGCCAACGGATCTCGAGGCCAACTCCAAACTTCTAGCCACCTTCCCTCTGAAATTTCACCCCGGCGCGGGGTACAGCTACGGGACCAGCATTGATGTGTTGGGGCGATACTGCGAAGTCGTGGCGGGTAAGCCGCTAGATGAAGTGTTTAGGGAGCGAGTCCTCGCGCCTTTGCATATGGACGAAACCGATTTCTGGGTTCCCGAAGACAAGGCAGATCGGATTGCTCAGGTCTACACGCAATCGTCCCCGGGCGAACTCAAGCGGGGACGCGAAGCGTCGCGACTCACCCGCAAGCCCACGCTGTTTTTGGGCGGTCAGGGGCTGTGCAGCACCGCAGAGGACTACGAGAAATTCTGCCTAATGCTCTTGAACGGCGGCACACTCAACGGCGTCCGTGTGCTGTCGGAGAAAACCGTTGACGATATCTTCACCAACCAATTGGCAGACATCGGCGAGCGTTATGGCTTGGGCGGGTCTGTGGATGGCGATGGCGGCTACGCCTGGGGCGGCGCCAACGGCACCCAGTTCTGGATCGATCGGCCAAACAACATGATCGGCATCTTTATGGTGCAGACCCAGCGCTACCGCGCCCCCACCTTCAATCGCTTCCGCAGCCTGGCCTGGGAAGCGATCACCGATGAACCGCAACCCGACACGACGGACGGGCCCGTGGGAAAGGCCGTTGACCCCGCGCTCCGCTGGACACGGTCACTCCAACTGCCGCTGATCGATGACGGGGGCCACCGATTAACCGGAACCGAAGTCATGGAGTTGGCGGCTTTTCGGGGGGCACTCTATGCGGGCAACAGCCAATGGAACGCGAAGAACGATCACCGGCCGACCCAAGTCTTCACCTTGAAGGGCCTCGATCAATCATGGCAACTCGACTTCGAACTACCGGAGGTCTACACGCGAACGACCTACCTGCAAACCTTCACCTTCCGGACCGATGGCAACGGGGACGCGATCGAGCCCCGCTCCGTACTCCTTCTGGGCGTGAACCGCCAACGGGTCCGCGGAGCCAAGACCCCCGCGGTCGTGTTCGTGAAGGACGATCAAACCGACGCTTGGGTGGAGCACACCATCGGCTTATCGGATACCGAGAAATGGGCGGTGGGCGTGCGCAGCATGGGCTTTCACCGCGACAAAGTCACGGGGGCCGACAAGGTCTTTCTCGGCATCGGCCCGGGGGCGGGTGTGTACTCCGGCACCTGGGACGCCCGCGATGGCGGATCGATTCGATGGAGCCGCGAACCCGAATTCAAGCCCGCCGCCCAGCAACGGGTCATAGGGTTCACGGTCTGCGACGACGTGCTCTACGCCGCCACGCAACGCATCCTGTATCGACGCCACACCGATGGCCCCGAGCCGCGATGGGAGACCGTCTTAGAGAAACGTGCTTCAAGCGAATTTGTGCAGAACTACCGAGATGACCTACATCCAGGGTGGGTCAAGTATGATCACTTCCGTGCCTTGGGAGCCTCAGAATATAAAGAGGGATCTGGCGAATTCCTCTTGTTCGGCTCGCTGAACCGGATATTTCGTCTGAACCCCAAGAGTGACGTGATCGAACCCGAGATCAATATCAAGAAACTGTTCAAAGACCAGCTAGGGATGGACATCCACTATGCGCAGGCCCAACACTACCAACCGGTCGTTTTGGCGGATCAAGATCAGATGGCGATCATCGGCTTGGAAGTGATGTTTGAGGACGATTACATCGCTGCCCACCCCGAAGTCCCTACGAGCCACGTATTGGATCGCCATGCCGACAAAAAAGTCCATTGGGCGAAACAGGGCTTTTACCTTGAACGACGACAGGCCGTAGATGGCACCCCCTCGTACACCATCCGCGAGATACATGACCCCACACACCAGCCACAGCCCGAGTGGTTGGCCCGCGTCCGTTCGGTGCAGACCTCTCCGTTTCCCGGGGATACGGAACGCGTCATCTACGCCAGCGGCTTTGCCCCGTGGGGCTTAGACCTCCGCGTCAACGACACCGGATGGGTTTATCGTGGCGAGCTTCAGCCTTCAGCAGCTGATAATTGA
- the prfB gene encoding peptide chain release factor 2 yields the protein MHDNIPGILDDYLTRINQMKDSMRVDEKAEKLKELEGKMNAPDFWDNQDTANAVIDELKTIKAQIEPLQEAAETIEEAQLLWDMATEADDEDSKKEVDEQLDGIGETLDRLETAALLSGKYDPRNCYLTIQSGAGGTEADDWAEMLMRMYLYHCEKMDWDVSEVSKTHGTEAGIKEVTLFIKGPMAYGYLSAEAGTHRLARVSPFNAEGKRQTSFSAIEVVPEFPDTGKVELDDAKLETTQFARSSGPGGQNVNKVASAIRLVYHYDAQNTLTVVCSVERKAEQNKKQAMSILKGKIELLEEQKRQAEMDAATGGGVDRGWGSQIRSYVFYDNRVKDHRTNFEVGNPQSVLDGNLQGFIDAELKRRAKAQQAAS from the coding sequence ATGCACGACAACATCCCCGGCATCCTCGACGACTACCTCACCCGCATCAACCAGATGAAGGATTCGATGCGCGTCGATGAAAAAGCAGAAAAGCTCAAAGAGCTCGAAGGCAAGATGAACGCGCCGGACTTCTGGGACAACCAGGACACCGCCAACGCCGTCATCGACGAGCTCAAAACCATCAAGGCCCAGATCGAGCCGCTGCAGGAAGCCGCCGAGACGATCGAAGAAGCCCAGCTGCTTTGGGACATGGCAACCGAAGCCGACGACGAAGACAGCAAGAAGGAAGTCGACGAACAACTCGACGGCATCGGCGAAACGCTCGACCGCCTCGAAACCGCCGCGCTACTTTCGGGCAAATATGATCCCCGCAACTGCTACCTGACGATTCAGTCGGGTGCGGGCGGCACCGAGGCCGACGACTGGGCCGAGATGCTCATGCGGATGTATCTGTATCACTGCGAGAAGATGGACTGGGACGTCAGCGAGGTCTCCAAGACCCACGGCACCGAGGCTGGCATCAAGGAAGTCACGTTGTTTATCAAGGGCCCGATGGCTTACGGCTACCTCTCCGCCGAGGCCGGCACCCACCGCCTGGCTCGCGTCAGCCCGTTCAACGCCGAGGGCAAACGCCAGACCTCGTTCTCCGCGATCGAGGTCGTCCCCGAGTTCCCCGACACCGGCAAGGTCGAGCTCGACGACGCCAAACTCGAAACCACCCAGTTCGCCCGCTCCTCCGGCCCCGGCGGACAAAACGTCAACAAGGTCGCCTCCGCCATCCGCCTCGTCTACCACTACGACGCCCAAAACACCCTCACTGTGGTGTGTTCGGTGGAACGTAAAGCTGAGCAGAACAAGAAGCAGGCGATGTCGATTCTGAAGGGCAAAATCGAGTTGCTCGAAGAGCAGAAACGCCAGGCCGAGATGGACGCCGCGACCGGCGGCGGCGTCGACCGCGGCTGGGGCAGCCAGATCCGCAGCTACGTCTTCTACGACAACCGCGTCAAAGACCACCGCACCAACTTCGAAGTCGGCAACCCGCAATCTGTCCTTGATGGCAACTTGCAAGGTTTTATTGATGCCGAGTTGAAGCGTCGGGCCAAAGCGCAACAAGCGGCAAGTTGA
- a CDS encoding copper-binding protein — MPLIPRKTACFLAFPALSLGLVFSTGCSDSGPQSGPEAVDSAEPTSTTYVVRGVISTLPYPDNPASSLNVKHEAIPDFVDAQGKTVGMDTMTMPFPVADDLDLSSFSVDDKVEVTFVVTWGGEDQGWTATQLSPLPEDAELDFTPLAKPHDHHGHDHHGHGDHSGHNH, encoded by the coding sequence ATGCCGCTTATTCCCCGCAAAACCGCTTGTTTTCTCGCGTTTCCCGCCCTCAGCCTCGGCCTGGTTTTTTCCACAGGATGCTCCGACAGTGGCCCCCAATCGGGCCCGGAAGCCGTCGATTCGGCCGAGCCGACCTCCACGACCTACGTGGTTCGGGGGGTCATCTCCACCCTGCCGTACCCCGATAACCCCGCTTCCAGCCTCAACGTGAAGCACGAAGCCATCCCCGATTTTGTGGATGCTCAGGGGAAAACCGTGGGGATGGACACCATGACCATGCCGTTCCCCGTCGCGGATGACCTGGACCTGAGCTCATTTTCCGTGGACGACAAGGTCGAAGTGACGTTTGTGGTCACCTGGGGCGGCGAAGACCAGGGCTGGACCGCCACCCAGCTCAGCCCCCTGCCCGAAGACGCTGAGCTCGATTTCACCCCGCTGGCCAAGCCCCATGACCACCACGGCCACGATCACCACGGCCACGGCGATCACAGCGGCCACAACCATTGA
- a CDS encoding type IV pilin protein — translation MLISSFVSIFGSIFMHRRLAFSFIAVFVPVAFAQPPTPGPDTTFYEAPLDEEGYVDYVAALNAEFNDPPVKPETNAFLGILNQVDTTDWPEGHIPALYSALGVEQPNDDRQLFITFMEYADVRGLPQAPPFDWENAAPDEEPPPPPAGTADAMEERAYSKPWTAEELPEVARWLDSIEVPLDAIVEATKLPTYYAPLVRPHEYATMIEILLPHLGTHRAIGRSLSMRARMNLAVGNLDAAIDDWAAIKRLGRLQKQEPFLICNLVGISLQPLSHDLLALILSQPGIEAQHIQEMRDIMNRLPTGESMARVIQRCERVMPLDLLTRASRGQVDALEMIQVMQSLVLRNEPVTYAVRVPEPDPLTGLISDPKFDLDRALRRGNAAWVGWFGDVPDDYQAFAASVQHIEADIHQRSAAAMQQAQRLLQIGKTGIPESADIGLIVDQTADLILAICTPGFSAAIRTERQSDAQASLEPTALALERYRLDRGQYPPLLQSLVPDYIEALPPDMFSNKSLRYRRDGAGYMLYSVGTNLVDDGGIHDFSDGDIVLRVPWSLEN, via the coding sequence ATGCTCATTTCGTCTTTCGTTTCTATTTTCGGGAGCATATTCATGCATCGGCGTTTGGCATTTTCTTTTATCGCGGTCTTTGTTCCCGTTGCGTTCGCCCAGCCACCTACTCCTGGGCCAGATACGACCTTCTACGAAGCGCCTTTGGACGAGGAAGGTTACGTCGATTACGTCGCGGCGCTGAACGCCGAGTTCAACGACCCGCCGGTAAAGCCCGAAACCAACGCCTTTCTGGGTATTCTCAATCAGGTCGATACGACGGACTGGCCTGAGGGACATATCCCCGCGCTTTACTCGGCGCTCGGTGTCGAGCAGCCCAACGACGATCGACAGCTGTTCATCACCTTTATGGAGTACGCCGACGTTCGCGGCTTACCCCAAGCCCCACCATTCGATTGGGAGAACGCCGCGCCCGATGAGGAGCCCCCGCCGCCTCCGGCAGGTACCGCTGATGCGATGGAAGAGCGAGCTTACAGCAAACCCTGGACTGCAGAGGAACTGCCCGAGGTCGCGCGTTGGTTGGATTCGATAGAGGTTCCCCTCGACGCCATCGTCGAAGCAACCAAGCTCCCAACTTACTACGCCCCGCTTGTTCGGCCACATGAATACGCCACCATGATTGAAATCCTTCTGCCGCATCTGGGCACCCACCGCGCGATCGGAAGGTCTCTCAGTATGCGTGCCCGGATGAATCTAGCCGTGGGGAATCTCGACGCTGCCATCGACGACTGGGCCGCAATCAAGCGGCTAGGCCGTCTTCAAAAACAAGAACCATTTCTAATCTGCAATCTTGTGGGGATATCATTGCAGCCTCTCTCGCATGACCTGCTCGCTTTGATCCTGTCGCAGCCGGGAATCGAGGCGCAACACATCCAAGAAATGCGAGACATCATGAATCGCCTCCCTACCGGTGAGTCGATGGCTCGGGTGATTCAGAGATGCGAGCGTGTGATGCCACTCGACCTTCTAACTCGAGCGTCACGCGGACAGGTCGATGCGCTCGAGATGATCCAAGTCATGCAATCTTTAGTGTTGCGTAATGAGCCGGTTACCTATGCGGTCCGCGTTCCGGAGCCAGATCCACTCACAGGGTTAATCTCTGATCCGAAATTTGATTTAGACCGTGCTCTTAGACGGGGCAATGCCGCTTGGGTGGGGTGGTTTGGGGATGTGCCGGATGACTACCAAGCGTTTGCGGCTTCGGTGCAGCATATTGAAGCCGATATCCATCAACGTTCTGCCGCAGCCATGCAGCAAGCGCAAAGGCTGCTACAGATCGGAAAAACCGGGATACCGGAATCCGCTGATATTGGCTTAATCGTAGATCAAACTGCTGATCTGATACTCGCAATATGCACGCCTGGCTTTAGCGCCGCGATCCGTACTGAACGGCAATCCGATGCTCAGGCTTCGCTGGAACCTACCGCCTTGGCGTTAGAGAGATATCGACTCGACCGTGGTCAATACCCCCCGTTACTCCAGTCGCTGGTTCCCGATTACATCGAAGCCTTGCCCCCCGACATGTTCAGTAATAAATCGTTGCGTTACCGTCGCGATGGGGCGGGCTATATGCTTTATAGCGTGGGGACAAACTTAGTTGACGACGGTGGCATCCATGATTTTTCCGACGGGGACATTGTTTTACGTGTTCCGTGGTCACTAGAAAATTAA